A genome region from Euphorbia lathyris chromosome 4, ddEupLath1.1, whole genome shotgun sequence includes the following:
- the LOC136226871 gene encoding adenylyl-sulfate kinase 3-like, producing MNAVGMKMQPGFPSLSDPNNVVVDGVKSGQVKAVASRPKLKPMNVNTRIPNGSGLDPILTNGHQVNLPKDLNLGLENESQLSKMGNSTNIKWHECSIDKQDRQNLLNQKGCVIWITGLSGSGKSTVACALSQMLYQKGKLTYILDGDNLRHGLNKDLSFKAEDRVENIRRVGEVAKLFADSGVICIACLISPYRRDRDACRAILPDGDFIEVFMDVPLEVCESRDPKGLYKLARAGKIKGFTGIDDPYEAPLNCEISLKCKNGNNASPIDMAGEVISYMQEKGYLQP from the exons ATGAATGCTGTTGGGATGAAAATGCAGCCTGGTTTTCCAAGCTTGAGCGATCCCAACAATGTTGTGGTGGACGGAGTGAAATCCGGCCAAGTCAAGGCGGTGGCATCAAGGCCCAAACTGAAACCGATGAATGTCAATACCCGTATCCCAAATGGGTCGGGTTTGGATCCGATTCTGACAAATGGGCATCAAGTTAATTTGCCTAAAGATTTAAACTTGGGATTGGAAAATGAGAGCCAATTGTCAAAAATGGGGAATTCAACAAATATAAAATGGCATGAATGCTCGATCGACAAACAAGATAGGCAGAATTTGCTTAATCAGAAAGGCTGTGTTATTTGGATCACTGGTCTTAGTGGTTCAG GAAAAAGCACGGTAGCATGTGCTTTGAGTCAAATGTTGTATCAAAAAGGAAAGTTGACTTACATACTTGATGGAGACAACCTTAGACATGGTTTAAACAAAGATCTTAGTTTTAAAGCCGAAGATCGAGTTGAAAACATTCGAAGAGTTG GAGAAGTTGCAAAGCTGTTTGCAGATTCTGGTGTCATATGCATTGCCTGCTTGATCTCTCCTTATAGAAGAGATAGAGACGCTTGTCGCGCAATTTTACCCGATGGTGATTTCATTGAG GTTTTCATGGATGTTCCACTTGAAGTTTGCGAGTCGAGAGACCCAAAAGGTCTATACAAACTTGCTAGAGCTGGGAAGATTAAAG GTTTTACTGGCATTGATGATCCATACGAAGCACCATTAAATTGTGAG ATATCATTGAAGTGTAAGAATGGAAACAATGCTTCACCAATTGATATGGCTGGAGAAGTTATTTCTTATATGCAAGAAAAAGGGTATCTTCAACCATAA
- the LOC136226293 gene encoding uncharacterized protein isoform X2, which translates to MPSERRRKFHARLTTQSPILITVITALIPYSLRTENTSTENGLRVHNVLLWLSTLPEFLHYGFFETFSGVLCLLSSLIFCSQCNSHRIKTLHLSQESCLTLFSSLPIRHMKFAVPY; encoded by the exons ATGCCGAGCGAGCGACGACGGAAATTCCATGCCCGCTTGACAACCCAATCTCCTATCCTAATCACGGTGATAACTGCCTTAATTCCCTACTCTTTGCGAACTGAAAACACTTCCACCGAAAACG GTTTGCGGGTGCACAATGTCTTACTATGGCTTTCAACATTACCAGAG TTCTTGCATTATGGcttctttgagacgttttccgGTGTTCTCTGTCTTCTTTCAAGTTTGATCTTCTGCTCTCAATGTAATTCCCACCGAATAAAAACGCTCCATCTCAGCCAGGAGAGCTGTCTGACCCTGTTTTCCTCTCTTCCGATCAG GCATATGAAATTCGCAGTACCGTACTAA
- the LOC136226293 gene encoding uncharacterized protein isoform X1, protein MGSAISKAADGFGHVVGNVFSAPFKNMFGASCEDICAGPWDVLCFIEHLCVSNLVKLLLILGLCYIGFLFFYVTFQLGICQCIGRSLCNMCWAACYGYWYSLKYITCFCWYKLKNTKRVYRRRRMRTRPRVLDIESSESEYFNQPSICIKRKSVREGRKAQLLSSRRSSYHHRHHHHRSGRGISLRVKGGSDRLRINSRKLHMINVKIRKRNVGSSKRRRLK, encoded by the exons ATGGGGAGTGCCATTAGTAAAGCTGCAGATGGATTTGGACATGTTGTTGGCAATGTTTTCTCCGCTCCTTTTAAGAATATGTTTGGAGCATCATGCGA GGATATATGTGCAGGACCATGGGATGTATTGTGTTTCATTGAGCACCTATGCGTCTCCAATTTGGTGAAGTTGTTGTTGATCTTAGGACTCTGCTACATAG GTTTTTTATTCTTCTACGTAACTTTCCAACTGGGAATTTGCCAATGCATCGGACGAAGCCTTTGCAATATGTGTTGGGCTGCATGTTATGGTTATTGGTACAGTTTGAAATACATTACCTGTTTTTGTTGGTACAAATTAAAGAACACAAAACGGGTGTATCGACGGAGAAGAATGAGAACACGACCTCGGGTTTTAGACATTGAGAGCTCTGAAAGTGAGTATTTTAATCAACCAAGTATCTGCATAAAGCGCAAATCAGTCAGGGAAGGAAGAAAAGCTCAATTACTGAGCTCTCGACGCTCTTCATATCACCATCGCCATCATCATCACCGCTCGGGTAGAGGAATTTCTCTTCGTGTTAAGGGTGGATCAGACAGGCTTAGGATTAATTCAAGAAAGCTGCACATGATAAATGTGAAAATTCGCAAGAGAAATGTTGGGAGTTCAAAGAGGAGACGGTTGAAGTGA